In Halosegnis marinus, one genomic interval encodes:
- a CDS encoding aminotransferase class V-fold PLP-dependent enzyme, whose product MGVHSETLDVAALREDFPVLDREFDGTPLVYLDNAATSQTPKRVVESITDYYYRYNANVHRGIHSLSQEASIAYEEAHDTVGEFVGTDRREEIVFTKNTTESMNTVAYAWGLNELGPGDEVVLTEMEHHASLVTWQQIARRTGAECKYIPITDDGYLDMEAARDLITDDTEMVSVVHASNTLGTVNPVRELADIAHDHGSYIFVDGAQSVPHQPVDVKAMDCDFFAFSGHKMCGPTGVGVLYGKEHLLEEMDPYLYGGMMISKVTFEDSSWHELPWKFEAGTPPIAQGIALAEACDYLDDVGMERVHRHSTDLARYAHEELTASDDVEVYGPPADDRGPLVAFNVDGVHAHDLSSIVNDYGVAIRAGDHCTQPLHDVLGATASARASFYLYNTREEVDALVDAVDEARQLFA is encoded by the coding sequence ATGGGAGTGCACTCCGAGACGCTCGACGTCGCGGCCCTGCGCGAGGACTTCCCGGTCCTCGACCGGGAGTTCGACGGGACGCCGCTCGTCTATCTCGACAACGCGGCGACCTCGCAGACCCCGAAGCGGGTCGTCGAGTCCATCACGGACTACTACTACCGCTACAACGCCAACGTCCACCGGGGCATCCACAGCCTCAGCCAGGAGGCCTCCATCGCCTACGAGGAGGCCCACGACACGGTCGGCGAGTTCGTCGGCACGGACAGGCGCGAGGAGATAGTCTTCACGAAGAACACCACCGAGTCGATGAACACCGTCGCGTACGCGTGGGGGCTGAACGAACTCGGCCCCGGCGACGAGGTCGTCCTCACGGAGATGGAACACCACGCCTCGCTGGTGACGTGGCAACAGATAGCCCGGCGGACCGGCGCGGAGTGCAAGTACATCCCCATCACCGACGACGGCTACCTCGACATGGAAGCGGCCCGCGACCTCATCACCGACGACACGGAGATGGTGAGCGTCGTCCACGCCTCGAACACCCTCGGCACGGTCAACCCCGTGCGCGAACTCGCCGACATCGCCCACGACCACGGCTCCTATATCTTCGTGGACGGCGCGCAGTCCGTGCCCCACCAGCCGGTGGACGTGAAGGCGATGGACTGCGACTTCTTCGCCTTCTCGGGCCACAAGATGTGCGGCCCGACCGGCGTCGGGGTGCTGTACGGGAAGGAACACCTGCTGGAGGAGATGGACCCGTACCTCTACGGCGGGATGATGATATCGAAGGTCACCTTCGAGGACTCGTCGTGGCACGAACTCCCGTGGAAGTTCGAGGCCGGCACGCCGCCCATCGCGCAGGGCATCGCCCTCGCCGAGGCGTGCGACTACCTCGACGACGTGGGGATGGAGCGCGTCCACCGCCACAGCACCGACCTCGCCCGCTACGCCCACGAGGAACTCACGGCCTCCGACGACGTCGAGGTGTACGGCCCGCCGGCCGACGACCGCGGCCCGCTCGTCGCGTTCAACGTCGACGGCGTCCACGCCCACGACCTCTCCTCCATCGTGAACGACTACGGCGTCGCGATCCGCGCGGGCGACCACTGCACCCAGCCGCTCCACGACGTGCTCGGCGCGACCGCGTCGGCCCGCGCCTCCTTCTACCTCTACAACACCCGCGAGGAGGTGGACGCGCTCGTCGACGCCGTCGACGAGGCCCGACAGCTGTTCGCCTGA
- a CDS encoding ABC transporter ATP-binding protein: MSEPAIEADGLTKRYGEVTALDALDLTVPRGELFGFLGPNGAGKSTTINILTGQLVPDEGTARVAGVDPVAEPVRSRERVGILPENGRPPSFLTVREYFDFVAEARDLTDIEGRVERWADRLAFESKLDTLCTDLSQGERQKTLITQAFLHEPEVVFIDEPLTNLDPIIQERAKRFFRSYADDGNTVFLSTHFIATAQEVCTRVGIVNRGRLLDDLDPRELGGETLLDRFFATVDADSVAVDPADPAALAGEE; the protein is encoded by the coding sequence ATGAGCGAACCCGCCATCGAGGCCGACGGCCTCACCAAGCGCTACGGGGAGGTGACCGCGCTCGACGCGCTCGACCTCACCGTCCCGCGGGGGGAGCTGTTCGGCTTCCTCGGCCCGAACGGGGCCGGCAAGTCCACGACCATCAACATCCTCACCGGCCAACTCGTGCCCGACGAGGGGACGGCCCGCGTCGCCGGCGTCGACCCCGTCGCGGAGCCGGTGCGGTCCCGCGAGCGCGTCGGCATCCTCCCCGAGAACGGCCGGCCGCCCTCCTTTCTCACCGTCCGCGAGTACTTCGACTTCGTCGCCGAGGCGCGCGACCTCACGGACATCGAGGGGCGCGTCGAGCGGTGGGCCGACCGCCTCGCCTTCGAGTCGAAGCTCGACACGCTGTGTACGGACCTCTCGCAGGGGGAGCGCCAGAAGACGCTCATCACGCAGGCGTTCCTCCACGAGCCGGAGGTCGTCTTCATCGACGAGCCGCTGACGAACCTCGACCCCATCATCCAGGAGCGGGCGAAGCGGTTCTTCCGGTCGTACGCCGACGACGGCAACACCGTGTTCCTCTCGACGCACTTCATCGCCACCGCACAGGAGGTGTGTACCCGCGTCGGCATCGTGAACCGCGGCCGCCTGCTCGACGACCTCGACCCCCGGGAACTCGGGGGCGAAACGCTGCTCGACCGCTTCTTCGCCACCGTGGACGCCGACTCCGTGGCCGTCGACCCCGCCGACCCGGCCGCGCTCGCGGGTGAGGAATGA
- a CDS encoding SDR family NAD(P)-dependent oxidoreductase, with protein sequence MRTDSGRVVVVTGANGGIGYHLLRALRDDGYRVAGFDTDTSNLAPLAAGDDGVRAYDCDVTVDAEVRAAVDDVVDAWGGVDILVNNAAVLTLAPFEERTLADIREELDVNYLGYVRTIRAVLPHMRERGSGIVHNMCSGVAAVGHPGLSGYAASKGAIAALARSLRSELRHSGVAFTLMYPPATATPGAAVLDYPAAAVQEPEAVGRKLAAKVESTDARVYADLSTRLGMALVSRVPALAAWGTRKYVADPA encoded by the coding sequence ATGCGTACCGACAGCGGCCGGGTCGTCGTCGTCACCGGGGCGAACGGGGGCATCGGCTACCACCTGCTCCGCGCGCTCCGCGACGACGGCTACCGCGTCGCCGGCTTCGATACGGACACGTCGAACCTCGCGCCGCTCGCGGCCGGGGACGACGGCGTCCGCGCGTACGACTGCGACGTGACCGTCGATGCCGAGGTCCGCGCGGCCGTCGACGACGTGGTCGACGCGTGGGGCGGCGTCGATATCCTCGTCAACAACGCCGCCGTGTTGACCCTCGCACCGTTCGAGGAGCGGACGCTCGCCGACATCCGCGAGGAACTCGACGTGAACTACCTCGGCTACGTGCGGACCATCCGGGCGGTCCTCCCCCACATGCGCGAGCGGGGGAGCGGCATCGTCCACAACATGTGTTCCGGCGTCGCCGCCGTCGGCCACCCCGGACTCTCCGGCTACGCGGCCTCGAAGGGGGCGATAGCGGCGCTCGCGCGCTCGCTCCGCTCGGAGCTCCGGCACTCGGGCGTCGCGTTCACGCTGATGTACCCGCCGGCGACCGCGACCCCCGGCGCGGCCGTCCTCGACTATCCCGCCGCCGCGGTACAGGAGCCGGAGGCGGTGGGGCGGAAGCTCGCCGCGAAGGTGGAATCGACCGACGCGAGGGTGTACGCCGACCTGTCCACCCGCCTCGGGATGGCGCTCGTCTCGCGCGTCCCCGCGCTCGCGGCGTGGGGTACCCGGAAGTACGTCGCCGACCCGGCGTGA
- a CDS encoding DsbA family oxidoreductase produces MSETDATETITVFSDYVCPFCYLGRHSLDQYLETREEPLEIKWHPFDLRAQKRNPDGSIDHSVDDGKDDDYYEQAKENVRRLQEEYGVEMDLEIATDVDSLPAQVASVALREGYDYETWLAFDWGVFEALWTEGRDIGDADVLADIAEEAGVDPEDVRAAVADDDLRERVRGLFEEAHEQGVTGVPTFAYDGYGARGAVPPAQLKRLVEGV; encoded by the coding sequence ATGAGCGAGACCGACGCGACGGAGACGATAACGGTGTTCTCGGACTACGTCTGCCCGTTCTGTTACCTGGGCCGCCACTCCCTCGACCAGTACCTGGAGACGCGCGAGGAGCCGCTGGAGATAAAGTGGCACCCGTTCGACCTGCGGGCACAGAAGCGCAACCCCGACGGGAGCATCGACCACTCCGTCGACGACGGGAAGGACGACGACTACTACGAGCAGGCCAAGGAGAACGTCCGCCGCCTCCAGGAGGAGTACGGCGTCGAGATGGACCTCGAAATCGCCACGGACGTCGACTCCCTGCCGGCGCAGGTCGCCTCCGTCGCCCTCCGCGAGGGCTACGACTACGAGACGTGGCTCGCCTTCGACTGGGGCGTGTTCGAGGCACTGTGGACCGAGGGGCGCGACATCGGCGACGCCGACGTGCTCGCCGACATCGCCGAGGAGGCGGGGGTCGACCCCGAGGACGTGCGTGCGGCGGTCGCGGACGACGACCTGCGCGAGCGCGTCCGGGGGCTGTTCGAGGAGGCCCACGAGCAGGGCGTCACGGGCGTTCCGACGTTCGCGTACGACGGCTACGGCGCGCGCGGCGCGGTGCCGCCCGCACAGCTGAAACGGCTGGTCGAGGGCGTCTGA
- a CDS encoding thioredoxin family protein, which yields MDADARPERLADGDALDAFVAAHDLALVEFYTEGCAMCAAMEPVLGNVARATDVAVGLLNPRDDAPLVGRFDVRSVPTLLLFRDGEEVARKAEGFQGAADVVAFLESHTDAAVEA from the coding sequence ATGGACGCCGACGCCAGACCCGAACGCCTCGCCGACGGCGACGCGCTGGACGCCTTCGTGGCCGCCCACGACCTCGCGCTCGTGGAGTTCTACACGGAGGGGTGTGCGATGTGTGCGGCGATGGAGCCGGTGCTCGGCAACGTCGCGCGGGCCACCGACGTGGCCGTCGGGCTGCTCAACCCCCGCGACGACGCGCCCCTCGTCGGCCGGTTCGACGTGCGCTCGGTGCCGACGCTGCTGCTCTTCCGCGACGGCGAGGAGGTCGCCCGCAAGGCCGAGGGGTTCCAGGGGGCGGCGGACGTGGTCGCCTTCCTCGAATCGCACACCGACGCGGCCGTCGAGGCGTAG
- the mutS gene encoding DNA mismatch repair protein MutS, producing the protein MDDADALGPPAKMRERRGELTPMLSQYLDLCERYPDSLVLFQVGDFYETFCEAAEVTARLLEITLTKREDSTGRYPMAGIPVDSAESYIETLLDAGYRVAVADQVQEPSETTGVVDRAVTRIVTPGTLTEDAFLDDDNVFVAALADGDDHGAERGLAVLDVSTGDFYATGGEAGAVADEIQRFAPAEAVIAPGLSADAFDGGTMVTPFRPDAFDPERAGGKVADYFGDPDTVLGSTAEVRACGALLAYAEYTRAGEADRLDYLNHLTRYDPREYLLLDATALRSLELFERRALGGEASATLFDTVNETASALGARRLTDWLRRPLLDEGEIAARHDAVGELVSDVVTRESLHDDLRDVYDVERLVSRVSRGRANARDLRSLKSTLDVVPRLREALSDADSDRLRDLRERLDPCEDVRARIGSALVAEPPIELTEGGLIDEGYDADLDDLRATEREGKAWIDDLEADERERTGIDSLKVGVNQVHGYYIEVTNPNLDAVPDDYQRRQTLKNSERFVTPELKEREEEIVTAEERADDLEYALFTDLRDEVAAETERIQAVADALAALDALQSLATVAAERDYTRPELGADGFHIEGGRHPVVERTQPNFVPNPTDLDRGTVAVITGPNMAGKSTYMRQVALIQVLVQAGSFVPAEAASLPVVDRVFTRVGASDDIAGGRSTFMVEMTELATILRAASEESLVLLDEVGRGTSTTDGLALARATVEHVHDVVGATTLFATHHHELTATADRLDRARNLHFAADGTGEAVDFTHRLREGPAGASYGVEVARSAGVPDPVVSRAHELLDREGAAATPDEPAVAANGGVDEAVFDRLRRTDIANTTPLEALDLLAELKAATDE; encoded by the coding sequence ATGGACGACGCGGACGCGCTCGGCCCCCCGGCGAAGATGCGCGAGCGGCGCGGGGAACTCACGCCGATGCTGTCGCAGTACCTCGACCTCTGCGAGCGGTACCCCGACTCGCTCGTGCTGTTCCAGGTGGGCGACTTCTACGAGACGTTCTGCGAGGCGGCCGAGGTCACGGCGCGCCTGCTCGAAATCACGCTGACGAAGCGGGAGGACTCGACCGGCCGGTACCCGATGGCCGGCATCCCCGTCGACAGCGCGGAGAGCTACATCGAGACGCTGCTGGACGCCGGCTACCGCGTGGCCGTCGCCGACCAGGTGCAAGAGCCCTCCGAGACGACGGGCGTCGTGGACCGGGCCGTCACCCGCATCGTGACGCCGGGAACCCTCACCGAGGACGCCTTCCTCGACGACGACAACGTCTTCGTCGCGGCGCTGGCCGACGGCGACGACCACGGGGCCGAGCGGGGCCTCGCCGTCCTCGACGTGTCGACTGGCGACTTCTACGCGACCGGGGGCGAGGCCGGGGCCGTCGCCGACGAGATACAGCGGTTCGCGCCCGCGGAGGCGGTCATCGCGCCCGGCCTCTCCGCCGACGCGTTCGACGGGGGGACGATGGTGACGCCGTTCCGCCCCGACGCCTTCGACCCCGAGCGGGCGGGCGGGAAGGTGGCCGACTACTTCGGCGACCCCGACACCGTTCTCGGGAGCACGGCCGAGGTGCGCGCCTGTGGCGCGCTGCTCGCGTACGCCGAGTACACCCGCGCCGGGGAGGCCGACCGCCTCGACTACCTGAACCACCTGACGCGGTACGACCCCCGCGAGTACCTCCTGCTGGACGCGACGGCGCTGCGCTCGCTCGAACTGTTCGAGCGGCGCGCGCTCGGCGGCGAGGCGAGCGCGACGCTGTTCGACACCGTGAACGAGACGGCCTCGGCGCTCGGCGCGCGACGGCTGACCGACTGGCTCCGCCGGCCCCTGCTGGACGAGGGCGAAATCGCGGCCCGGCACGACGCCGTCGGCGAACTCGTCTCGGACGTGGTGACCCGCGAGTCGCTCCACGACGACCTGCGGGACGTGTACGACGTGGAACGGCTGGTGTCGCGGGTGTCGCGCGGCCGGGCGAACGCCCGCGACCTCCGCTCGCTGAAGTCGACGCTCGACGTGGTGCCGCGGCTCCGCGAGGCGCTGTCCGACGCCGACAGCGACCGCCTGCGCGACCTCCGCGAGCGGCTGGACCCCTGCGAGGACGTGCGTGCGAGAATCGGGAGCGCGCTCGTGGCCGAGCCGCCCATCGAACTCACGGAGGGCGGCCTCATCGACGAGGGGTACGACGCCGACCTCGACGACCTGCGCGCGACGGAGCGGGAGGGGAAGGCGTGGATAGACGACCTCGAAGCCGACGAGCGCGAGCGCACCGGCATCGACTCGCTGAAGGTCGGCGTCAATCAGGTCCACGGCTACTACATCGAGGTGACGAACCCCAACCTGGACGCCGTGCCGGACGACTACCAGCGCCGGCAGACGCTGAAGAACAGCGAGCGGTTCGTCACGCCGGAACTGAAGGAGCGCGAGGAGGAGATAGTGACCGCCGAGGAGCGGGCCGACGACCTCGAGTACGCGCTGTTCACCGACCTGCGCGACGAGGTGGCGGCGGAGACGGAGCGGATACAGGCCGTCGCGGACGCGCTCGCGGCGCTGGACGCGCTCCAGTCGCTCGCCACCGTCGCCGCGGAGCGCGACTACACCCGGCCCGAACTGGGCGCGGACGGCTTCCACATCGAGGGGGGGCGCCACCCGGTCGTGGAGCGCACCCAGCCGAACTTCGTGCCGAACCCGACCGACCTCGACCGCGGCACCGTCGCCGTGATTACGGGCCCGAACATGGCCGGGAAGTCGACGTACATGCGGCAGGTCGCGCTGATACAGGTGCTCGTGCAGGCCGGGAGCTTCGTCCCGGCCGAGGCGGCGTCGCTCCCGGTCGTGGACCGCGTGTTCACCCGCGTCGGGGCCTCCGACGACATCGCGGGCGGGCGCTCGACGTTCATGGTCGAGATGACGGAACTGGCGACCATCCTGCGCGCGGCGAGCGAGGAGTCGCTCGTCCTGCTGGACGAGGTCGGTCGCGGGACCTCGACGACCGACGGGCTGGCGCTGGCGCGCGCGACGGTCGAGCACGTCCACGACGTCGTGGGCGCGACCACGCTCTTCGCCACCCACCACCACGAACTCACGGCGACGGCGGACCGGCTGGACCGCGCGCGGAACCTCCACTTCGCGGCCGACGGCACCGGTGAGGCGGTGGACTTCACCCACCGGCTGCGGGAGGGACCGGCCGGAGCCTCCTACGGCGTCGAGGTGGCCCGCTCGGCCGGCGTGCCGGACCCGGTCGTCTCCCGGGCGCACGAACTGCTGGACCGCGAGGGGGCGGCGGCGACCCCCGACGAACCGGCCGTCGCGGCCAACGGCGGCGTGGACGAGGCCGTCTTCGACCGCCTGCGCCGGACGGATATCGCGAACACGACGCCGCTGGAGGCACTCGACCTGCTCGCGGAGCTCAAGGCCGCGACCGACGAGTAG
- the thpR gene encoding RNA 2',3'-cyclic phosphodiesterase — MRAFVSADLDDLTDAVAATQEPLDHAGVDPVAPEGAHVTVKFLGEVDDPDPVVAALERAVADAGVEPFTAEVGGYGVFPSPEYISVIWAGVRGGSDELTRLHEAVERETTALGFDPEEHEFTPHVTLARMRDARSKSVIREVVTERDPTLGEQRVEELRLTESTLTDDGPRYETVARVPL, encoded by the coding sequence ATGCGCGCCTTCGTCTCGGCGGACCTCGACGACCTGACCGACGCGGTGGCGGCCACGCAGGAACCGCTCGACCACGCGGGCGTCGACCCCGTCGCGCCGGAGGGGGCCCACGTCACCGTGAAGTTCCTCGGCGAGGTCGACGACCCCGACCCGGTCGTCGCGGCGCTGGAGCGGGCCGTCGCCGACGCGGGCGTCGAGCCGTTCACGGCCGAGGTCGGCGGCTACGGGGTCTTCCCGTCGCCGGAGTACATCTCGGTGATATGGGCCGGCGTCCGCGGGGGGAGCGACGAACTGACGCGGCTGCACGAGGCCGTCGAGCGGGAAACGACGGCGCTGGGGTTCGACCCCGAGGAGCACGAGTTCACGCCGCACGTCACGCTCGCGCGGATGCGCGACGCCCGGTCGAAGTCCGTGATACGGGAGGTCGTGACGGAGCGCGACCCGACGCTCGGCGAGCAGCGCGTCGAGGAGCTCCGCCTCACCGAGTCGACGCTCACGGACGACGGCCCGCGCTACGAGACGGTGGCGCGGGTGCCGCTGTAG
- a CDS encoding ZIP family metal transporter, whose product MAALDAYVLVFAAGLVTALATGLGALPFFVVREVSDRLNVVLWGVASGIMLVASAFGLVPEGLATGSPTMVVAGLLAGVVLVVVAHDYLADADIDPKEYEEADFRKLVLILGVLTVHSFPEGIAIGVSFAELNLTTGLALFGFTVPALAVAMTVAISVHNVPEGVAISIPLRDMGQSPWRMVGWSVFSSLPQPIGAVIAFGFVRLAAPVLPFGFGFAAGAMAYLVVSEFVPEALSAGADLAGDGYRELAAGIGGGGAGMALLLVLV is encoded by the coding sequence ATGGCCGCGCTGGACGCGTACGTGCTGGTGTTCGCGGCGGGGCTCGTCACCGCGCTCGCGACCGGGCTCGGCGCGCTCCCCTTCTTCGTCGTCCGCGAGGTCTCGGACAGGCTGAACGTCGTGCTGTGGGGCGTCGCCTCCGGCATCATGCTGGTCGCGAGCGCGTTCGGGCTGGTTCCGGAGGGGCTGGCGACGGGGTCGCCGACGATGGTCGTCGCGGGCCTGCTCGCGGGCGTCGTGCTGGTCGTCGTCGCGCACGACTACCTCGCCGACGCGGACATCGACCCGAAGGAGTACGAGGAGGCCGACTTCCGGAAGCTCGTGCTCATCCTCGGCGTGCTCACGGTCCACTCGTTCCCCGAGGGCATCGCCATCGGCGTCTCGTTCGCGGAGCTGAACCTGACGACGGGGCTGGCGCTGTTCGGGTTCACGGTCCCGGCGCTCGCGGTGGCGATGACCGTCGCCATCTCCGTCCACAACGTCCCCGAGGGGGTCGCCATCTCGATTCCGCTGCGCGACATGGGGCAGTCGCCGTGGCGGATGGTCGGCTGGTCGGTGTTCTCCAGCCTGCCCCAGCCCATCGGCGCGGTGATCGCGTTCGGGTTCGTACGGCTGGCCGCGCCGGTGCTCCCCTTCGGCTTCGGCTTCGCGGCCGGCGCGATGGCGTACCTCGTCGTCTCGGAGTTCGTCCCCGAGGCGCTTTCGGCGGGGGCGGACCTCGCGGGCGACGGCTACCGGGAACTCGCCGCCGGCATCGGCGGTGGCGGCGCCGGGATGGCGCTGTTGCTCGTCCTCGTCTGA
- a CDS encoding 50S ribosomal protein L39e has protein sequence MGKKSKAKKKRLGKLERQNSRVPAWVIMKTDRDTMQNPKRRNWRRSNTDE, from the coding sequence ATGGGCAAGAAGTCGAAGGCGAAGAAGAAGCGGCTCGGCAAGCTGGAGCGGCAGAACAGCCGCGTGCCGGCGTGGGTCATCATGAAAACGGACCGTGACACGATGCAGAACCCGAAGCGCCGCAACTGGCGGCGGAGTAACACGGACGAATGA
- a CDS encoding 50S ribosomal protein L31e, giving the protein MSASDFEERVVTVPLRDAKAEAKHKRADKAMSIVRSHLAKQFAVDGDDVRLDPSINEAVWERGRAQPPSKLRVRAARFDEDGETVVEAETA; this is encoded by the coding sequence ATGAGCGCGAGCGACTTCGAGGAACGCGTCGTCACCGTTCCCCTGCGCGACGCGAAGGCCGAGGCGAAGCACAAGCGCGCGGACAAGGCGATGTCCATCGTGCGCTCGCACCTCGCGAAGCAGTTCGCCGTGGACGGCGACGACGTGCGCCTCGACCCCTCCATCAACGAGGCCGTGTGGGAGCGCGGCCGCGCACAGCCCCCGTCGAAGCTCCGCGTCCGCGCGGCGCGCTTCGACGAGGACGGCGAGACGGTCGTCGAGGCGGAGACGGCGTAA
- a CDS encoding translation initiation factor IF-6 — MLRAALAGSSYVGVFARATDDVLLVRPDLDEELRDSFADELDVPAVATTVGGSGTVGALATGNENGLLVSSRVSDLERERIAEVTDLDVHELPGRINAAGNVVLCNDTGAYVHPDLSRKAVRAVKDALDVPVERGDIAGVRTVGTAAVATNDGVLCHPKATDEELDFLEDHLDVPADIGTINYGGALVGSGLVANSSGYVCGEETTGPELGRIESALGFID, encoded by the coding sequence GTGCTCCGGGCGGCCCTCGCCGGCTCCTCGTACGTCGGCGTCTTCGCCCGTGCGACGGACGACGTGTTGCTCGTGCGGCCCGACCTCGACGAAGAGCTCCGCGACTCCTTCGCCGACGAGCTCGACGTGCCCGCTGTCGCCACCACGGTCGGCGGCTCCGGCACCGTCGGCGCGCTCGCGACCGGCAACGAGAACGGCCTGCTCGTCTCCTCGCGCGTCTCCGACCTGGAGCGCGAGCGCATCGCCGAGGTGACGGACCTCGACGTCCACGAGCTACCGGGGCGCATCAACGCCGCCGGCAACGTCGTCCTCTGTAACGACACCGGCGCGTACGTCCACCCGGACCTCTCCCGGAAGGCGGTCCGGGCCGTGAAGGACGCGCTCGACGTGCCCGTCGAGCGCGGCGATATCGCGGGCGTCCGCACGGTCGGCACGGCCGCCGTCGCCACGAACGACGGCGTCCTGTGCCACCCGAAGGCGACCGACGAGGAGCTCGACTTCCTGGAGGACCACCTCGACGTGCCCGCCGACATCGGCACCATCAACTACGGCGGCGCGCTCGTCGGCTCCGGGCTGGTCGCCAACTCCTCCGGCTACGTCTGCGGCGAGGAGACGACCGGGCCGGAGCTCGGCCGCATCGAGTCCGCCCTCGGCTTCATCGACTGA
- the rpl18a gene encoding 50S ribosomal protein L18Ae: MSEFTVSGRYQARDGWQEFEMSVEAPNESVAEERTYANLGSQHGLKRTGIDIGGVSA, translated from the coding sequence ATGAGTGAGTTCACGGTGAGCGGCCGATACCAGGCCCGCGACGGCTGGCAGGAGTTCGAGATGAGCGTCGAGGCGCCGAACGAGTCGGTCGCCGAGGAGCGCACGTACGCGAACCTCGGGTCCCAGCACGGGCTCAAGCGCACGGGCATCGACATCGGGGGTGTCTCCGCATGA
- the pfdA gene encoding prefoldin subunit alpha: protein MGGGGGAMQELQQQMQALEEETEEIEAEIEELRDEQADIDDAVEAIETLDSGATVQVPLGGGAYVRATVEDMDEIVVSLGGGYAAEHEEDDAIDTLERKQDAIDDEIDELTEEVGEIEAEREQLEQQAQQMQQQQMQQMQQQMGGMGGDEGDEEE, encoded by the coding sequence ATGGGAGGCGGCGGCGGCGCGATGCAGGAGCTCCAACAGCAGATGCAGGCGCTGGAGGAGGAGACGGAGGAGATAGAGGCCGAGATCGAGGAGCTGCGCGACGAGCAGGCCGACATCGACGACGCCGTCGAGGCCATCGAGACGCTCGACAGCGGGGCGACGGTGCAGGTGCCGCTCGGCGGCGGCGCGTACGTCCGCGCGACGGTCGAGGACATGGACGAGATCGTCGTCTCGCTCGGCGGCGGCTACGCGGCCGAGCACGAGGAGGACGACGCGATCGATACCCTCGAGCGCAAGCAGGACGCCATCGACGACGAGATCGACGAGCTGACCGAGGAGGTCGGCGAGATCGAGGCCGAGCGCGAGCAGCTCGAACAGCAGGCCCAGCAGATGCAACAACAGCAGATGCAGCAGATGCAACAGCAGATGGGCGGGATGGGCGGCGACGAGGGCGACGAGGAGGAGTAG
- the ftsY gene encoding signal recognition particle-docking protein FtsY: MFDSLKEKLGRFQDDVEEEAEAADEAEEPTDADPEANASDAEPTESADAGEEEDEVNPSGDSLTERAKLFATGKAKITAEELEGPLEQLELALLQGDVEMSVARDVVEGLREELVGQTRAQVKTGEIVIEEAIGKALLDVIDVGEFDFDAEIAAREKPVTIIFTGVNGVGKTTTIAKLSRYLEERGYSVVMANGDTYRAGANEQLQRHADNLDTKLISHEQGGDPAAVIYDAVEYAEANDIDVVLGDTAGRLHTSNDLMAQLEKIDRVVGPDMTLFVDEAVAGQDATQRAKEFNDAAEIDGVVLTKADADSQGGAAISIARVTGKPIVFLGTGQGYDDIEQFDPETIVERLTG, translated from the coding sequence ATGTTCGACTCGCTGAAGGAGAAGCTCGGGCGGTTCCAGGACGACGTCGAGGAGGAGGCCGAGGCGGCCGACGAGGCCGAGGAACCGACCGACGCCGACCCGGAGGCGAACGCGAGCGACGCGGAACCGACGGAGAGCGCCGACGCCGGTGAGGAAGAGGACGAGGTGAACCCCTCGGGCGACAGCCTCACCGAGCGCGCGAAGCTGTTCGCCACCGGCAAGGCGAAGATAACCGCCGAGGAGCTGGAGGGGCCGCTCGAACAGCTCGAACTCGCGCTGTTGCAGGGCGACGTGGAGATGAGCGTCGCGCGCGACGTCGTCGAGGGGCTGCGCGAGGAGCTCGTCGGGCAAACCCGCGCGCAGGTGAAGACCGGCGAGATCGTCATCGAGGAGGCCATCGGCAAGGCGCTGCTCGACGTCATCGACGTCGGCGAGTTCGACTTCGACGCGGAGATCGCCGCCCGCGAGAAGCCCGTGACGATAATCTTCACCGGCGTCAACGGCGTCGGGAAGACGACGACCATCGCGAAGCTCTCGCGCTACCTGGAGGAGCGCGGCTACTCCGTCGTGATGGCGAACGGCGACACCTACCGCGCCGGGGCGAACGAACAGCTCCAGCGGCACGCCGACAACCTCGACACGAAGCTCATCAGCCACGAGCAGGGCGGCGACCCGGCGGCGGTCATCTACGACGCCGTCGAGTACGCCGAGGCGAACGACATCGACGTGGTGCTCGGCGACACGGCCGGGCGGCTCCACACCTCGAACGACCTGATGGCCCAGCTGGAGAAGATAGACCGCGTCGTCGGCCCGGACATGACCCTGTTCGTGGACGAGGCCGTCGCCGGACAGGACGCGACCCAGCGCGCCAAGGAGTTCAACGACGCCGCGGAGATAGACGGCGTCGTGCTCACGAAGGCCGACGCCGACTCGCAGGGCGGCGCGGCCATCTCCATCGCCCGCGTGACGGGCAAGCCAATCGTCTTCCTCGGCACCGGGCAGGGGTACGACGACATCGAGCAGTTCGACCCCGAGACGATAGTCGAGCGGCTCACCGGGTAG